A region from the Salidesulfovibrio onnuriiensis genome encodes:
- a CDS encoding class I adenylate cyclase yields MTTDSETIQNALSGLRNAHDDQKVLVGNLSAIAKATRSILDADKAISAKQAGGLAARILYHHSDRQIMAACLAVLMQSGKTGREAARRQIQSQSVSSQELVEVTKRLAPAHRLLLAHEFLRSLKSLEDKPLLKWLEAMTSSLRNADPEKVLTGLATLGREGERLAYPVKRMILAGDFAPWFRTVLSSPIGNREVEGIAMALRALDDRDMEQFVHKGLASGAIAPDSRLINVLCAHSASSNEKLARTLQALLKSSRLKAAPQCLAGLLHMRWPRTGEIMALLLTKQQKNMPLCASLAPLLTERGLAGLLKRLPPALLEPFLAHMFTAMGIMDPDFLAAQLKTEPEETFMYAAQLKAFVSENSAILIETHELSGPACDIPGEEETRPGLMARIFGDKRQALAKALEKGTDFSGREFPEAILRKADIKRRVFKENRIPEGIFDSVSFYQVKFRDCDLSGSRFRQARFTECSFKDCCLDRACFEKTNFSNCEFLYCDLQETTVSATTFAGCTFKGVLMPHARLLKTGMDQGSFDQCILTASHWQAVRADQCGFLGTDLSRANMMDTTLNGCEFTDCSLNHAQLADSRFPGTDFRGCTATDTRLRGIQSDHHLLLQARIQWLHEAASLLVAQLPAPPATALQPEARPILRRAAIRWVRHLEFARREARMLYDNRKRHDRAMSLLTGEQQNFIRILPYVLHTDIFDQKLGISGVPSCSVAGYTPSATTLRLAKELFPGIEPGNRPAEMEITGLYTMGSYGSMAQTTESDIDSWVCVSSETATHDAMQGLGKKLEALTLWADLQFGLEAHFFPMSEELIRQNDFGYSDKESSGSAQAILLKEEFYRSALKLAGKNLAWWLVPAGADRKRYAAYSREALSYPLAVDKRVVDLGPLDAIPPGEFFGAAMWQIVKALHSPFKSVMKLGLLERYSGFGSSQGMPLCDTIKGHVFEGVNDIQRIDSYTALFRELRSYYSANNDTEAVSLLTESYVAKADFGNVSMFLNHPATNDGRRMIQAVVGKRENALQNGLPRKGTWNFSKSLKMGEAVSAFMTRTYQRIQKELGDNGKTASALITPEDMTRLGRRISANFAKKRNKVSRVPFMDVGKNAFSTLHLSAIKKPGKKTIWVAQGSQKSEGKSSVRGMQVLRKDYDPAMLLCWLFFNNLYNPDALIQADRTIAPLAVADIQKLMTSLMEFFPLQETFERDIDDGLEPERVTKAFFLLNLTAPHDMKKVAQATVIYATTWGEVFCETFENPDPSIERQASAFLRKAIKRRLREPLDMESFIPKGSQCTRIKLV; encoded by the coding sequence ATGACAACAGATTCGGAAACCATTCAGAACGCCCTTTCCGGTTTGCGCAATGCGCACGACGACCAGAAGGTGTTGGTGGGAAACCTCTCCGCCATAGCCAAGGCCACCAGAAGCATTCTGGACGCCGACAAGGCTATTTCGGCCAAACAGGCAGGGGGGCTGGCCGCGCGCATCCTCTACCACCACAGCGACAGGCAGATCATGGCGGCCTGCCTGGCCGTGCTCATGCAATCCGGGAAAACAGGGAGAGAGGCCGCCCGCAGGCAGATACAATCCCAATCCGTTTCCTCGCAGGAGCTGGTCGAGGTCACCAAACGGTTGGCCCCGGCCCACAGGCTGCTCCTGGCCCACGAATTTCTCCGTTCCCTGAAATCCCTTGAGGACAAGCCCCTACTCAAATGGCTCGAAGCCATGACGTCCTCATTACGAAACGCGGATCCCGAAAAAGTGCTGACGGGGCTGGCCACGCTCGGCCGGGAAGGAGAACGCCTCGCCTATCCGGTCAAGAGAATGATCCTGGCCGGAGATTTCGCCCCCTGGTTCCGGACCGTGCTTTCCTCGCCCATCGGCAACAGGGAGGTGGAGGGCATCGCCATGGCGCTCCGGGCCCTGGACGACCGGGACATGGAGCAGTTCGTCCACAAGGGACTGGCTTCGGGCGCTATTGCCCCGGACAGCAGGCTCATCAACGTACTGTGCGCCCACAGCGCCTCCTCCAACGAAAAACTGGCGCGCACCCTTCAGGCCCTGCTCAAAAGTTCAAGACTCAAGGCCGCACCGCAATGCCTGGCCGGGCTGCTGCACATGCGCTGGCCGCGCACCGGGGAAATCATGGCCCTGCTGCTGACAAAGCAGCAAAAAAACATGCCCCTCTGCGCCAGCCTGGCCCCCCTGCTCACGGAACGCGGGCTTGCGGGCCTGCTCAAACGACTCCCCCCCGCGCTTCTGGAGCCCTTCCTGGCCCACATGTTCACGGCCATGGGGATCATGGATCCCGATTTCCTGGCCGCCCAGCTCAAGACCGAGCCCGAGGAAACGTTCATGTATGCGGCCCAGCTCAAGGCCTTTGTCTCGGAGAACTCGGCGATCCTGATTGAAACCCACGAACTGTCCGGTCCAGCCTGCGACATTCCCGGCGAAGAGGAAACAAGACCGGGCCTCATGGCCCGCATCTTCGGCGACAAACGCCAGGCGCTGGCCAAGGCCCTGGAAAAGGGAACGGATTTCAGCGGCCGGGAATTCCCGGAAGCCATCCTGCGCAAGGCGGACATAAAACGGCGCGTATTCAAGGAAAACCGCATTCCGGAGGGAATCTTCGACAGCGTTTCCTTTTACCAGGTCAAATTCCGGGACTGCGACCTGAGCGGCAGCCGATTCCGCCAGGCGCGCTTCACGGAATGCTCGTTCAAGGACTGCTGTCTGGACCGCGCCTGCTTTGAAAAAACGAACTTCAGCAATTGCGAATTCCTGTACTGCGATCTTCAGGAAACGACCGTTTCCGCCACCACCTTCGCGGGCTGCACCTTCAAGGGCGTGCTCATGCCACACGCCCGGCTCCTGAAAACCGGCATGGATCAAGGCTCGTTCGACCAGTGCATCCTGACCGCCAGCCATTGGCAAGCGGTCCGGGCGGACCAATGCGGGTTCCTGGGGACGGACCTCAGCCGGGCAAATATGATGGATACCACGCTGAACGGCTGCGAATTCACGGACTGCTCCCTGAACCACGCCCAACTGGCGGACAGCCGTTTCCCGGGCACGGACTTCCGAGGCTGCACGGCAACCGACACCCGGCTCCGGGGAATACAGTCCGACCACCATCTCCTGCTCCAGGCCCGCATTCAATGGCTGCACGAAGCGGCTTCCCTGCTGGTGGCCCAACTCCCCGCCCCGCCCGCTACGGCCCTCCAGCCCGAGGCGAGACCCATTCTCCGCCGGGCGGCCATCCGCTGGGTCCGGCACCTGGAATTCGCCCGCCGCGAAGCCCGCATGCTGTACGACAACCGCAAGCGGCATGACCGGGCCATGAGTCTCCTGACCGGGGAACAGCAGAATTTCATCCGCATCCTGCCCTATGTCCTGCATACCGACATCTTCGACCAGAAACTCGGCATCTCCGGCGTGCCATCCTGTTCCGTGGCAGGATACACCCCGAGCGCGACAACCCTGCGGCTGGCCAAAGAGCTGTTTCCCGGCATTGAGCCCGGGAATCGCCCCGCCGAGATGGAAATCACCGGCCTCTACACCATGGGCAGTTACGGAAGCATGGCCCAGACAACGGAATCGGACATCGACTCCTGGGTCTGCGTCAGCAGTGAAACCGCCACCCACGACGCCATGCAGGGGCTCGGAAAAAAGCTGGAGGCGCTGACCCTGTGGGCGGACCTCCAGTTCGGCCTGGAGGCGCACTTCTTTCCCATGAGCGAAGAACTCATCCGCCAAAACGATTTCGGATACAGCGACAAGGAAAGCTCCGGCTCGGCACAGGCCATTCTGCTCAAGGAGGAATTCTACAGGTCGGCCCTCAAGCTCGCGGGCAAGAACCTGGCCTGGTGGCTGGTGCCCGCAGGGGCAGACAGGAAGCGATACGCCGCCTACTCCAGGGAGGCCCTTTCCTACCCGCTGGCAGTGGACAAACGCGTCGTGGACCTCGGCCCCCTGGACGCCATTCCTCCCGGCGAATTCTTCGGCGCGGCCATGTGGCAGATCGTCAAGGCGCTGCACAGCCCGTTCAAATCGGTCATGAAGCTGGGCCTGCTGGAACGCTACTCCGGTTTCGGCTCCTCGCAGGGCATGCCCCTGTGCGATACCATCAAGGGCCATGTGTTCGAAGGCGTCAACGACATCCAGCGCATCGATTCCTACACGGCCCTTTTCCGGGAACTGCGCTCCTACTATTCCGCCAACAACGATACGGAGGCCGTAAGCCTGCTCACCGAATCCTATGTGGCCAAGGCGGACTTCGGCAATGTGAGCATGTTCCTGAACCACCCGGCCACCAACGACGGCAGGCGCATGATCCAGGCCGTCGTGGGGAAAAGGGAAAACGCACTACAAAACGGCCTGCCTCGAAAGGGAACCTGGAACTTCAGCAAATCCCTGAAAATGGGGGAAGCGGTCAGCGCCTTCATGACCCGCACCTACCAGCGGATCCAGAAGGAACTGGGGGACAACGGTAAAACGGCATCCGCCCTGATCACACCTGAGGACATGACCCGCCTGGGAAGACGCATTTCCGCAAACTTCGCGAAAAAAAGAAACAAGGTCAGCCGCGTGCCGTTCATGGACGTGGGCAAGAACGCCTTTTCCACCCTGCACCTTTCGGCAATCAAGAAACCGGGCAAGAAAACGATCTGGGTGGCGCAGGGCAGCCAGAAATCCGAAGGGAAATCGTCGGTGCGGGGCATGCAGGTGCTGCGCAAGGACTACGACCCGGCCATGCTGCTTTGCTGGCTGTTCTTCAACAACCTCTACAATCCGGATGCACTCATCCAGGCGGACAGAACCATCGCCCCCCTGGCAGTGGCCGACATCCAGAAACTCATGACCTCCCTCATGGAATTCTTTCCCCTGCAGGAGACCTTCGAACGCGACATCGACGACGGCCTTGAGCCGGAACGGGTCACCAAGGCATTTTTCCTGCTCAACCTGACCGCCCCCCACGACATGAAAAAAGTGGCCCAGGCCACGGTCATCTATGCCACCACCTGGGGAGAGGTATTCTGCGAAACCTTTGAGAACCCCGACCCGAGCATCGAACGCCAGGCCTCCGCATTCCTGCGCAAGGCCATCAAACGCCGACTACGGGAACCGCTGGACATGGAATCGTTCATCCCCAAAGGATCGCAGTGCACAAGAATCAAGCTGGTCTGA
- a CDS encoding acyl-CoA dehydrogenase family protein translates to MYTLRTLPGDDVRQIMWRFADRYDLQMSVQSARGIARGIVAKLVAEGARNTHEWTDQKAELLTAFDQSGLTALFMDPHQGGFIEGPKNLALALVAFELAWVDGGAATCSLANNLALAPIHEKGTTEQRDEYMSRCVPVQPGEDRQMDRGAFALTEPLPYVGVDTGVLCGKVRVADWNDGDPILEVDKRGRFITNMDFATYVTAAVESVDERIKGSCMVILEEGDEGTFDRGAPTLKMVHQLSSTRDPILKLRVPASRIIGGYEIVDGQIVPKYSHSEIIGSVFHRTRIPVGLMTTSKLLSAVEPVIRYHRKRFQGGDAAKPGSPRFEHGVQMNEDPLQRLLDVWAAGEAGSSLGFAASRLADAFDPIEKAKERLFEEQGVVGPRKQMMTLKKLQDKVLELVELEYTPEDERDAARYAELTGDTLVQFAYMDAMAGVLNPATKLWCTGVGATIMREAISLVGGYGITEDCPGFLMQKWTDAQLEATYEGPEAVQRRHLTLTMPSPVFQGVISAWIKQLRRLGSENQGLGAYSLAAAFELWQWTMTYLHEAKDVEGRKLYHGKRQGVTFAMADALGWLLGPYYLVQDVLELKDKGPMSPTLADGIEDLGAFYTDMAHVQAVRAAGEAVRICTELVYGYAEPAGDCCGQGCHPAGLDEFVSLKAKVDGCMTGARLAKDRAGKALSGVMIPEALDYPL, encoded by the coding sequence ATGTACACACTTCGTACCCTTCCCGGAGATGATGTCCGGCAGATTATGTGGCGTTTCGCCGACCGGTACGACCTGCAGATGTCCGTACAGTCCGCCCGCGGCATCGCCCGCGGCATAGTGGCCAAGCTGGTTGCCGAGGGCGCCCGCAATACCCACGAATGGACCGACCAGAAGGCCGAGCTGTTGACTGCATTCGACCAGTCCGGCCTGACCGCATTGTTCATGGATCCGCATCAGGGCGGTTTCATCGAAGGCCCCAAGAACCTGGCCCTGGCGCTGGTGGCCTTTGAGCTGGCCTGGGTGGACGGCGGCGCGGCTACCTGCTCGCTGGCCAACAACCTGGCCCTGGCTCCCATTCACGAGAAGGGCACCACCGAACAGCGTGACGAATACATGAGCCGTTGCGTGCCGGTGCAGCCGGGCGAAGACCGGCAGATGGACCGGGGCGCGTTCGCCCTGACAGAACCGCTGCCCTACGTGGGCGTGGATACCGGCGTGCTCTGCGGCAAGGTCCGCGTGGCCGACTGGAACGACGGGGATCCCATCCTCGAAGTGGACAAGCGCGGCCGGTTCATCACCAACATGGATTTCGCCACCTATGTGACCGCCGCCGTGGAATCCGTCGACGAGCGCATCAAGGGCTCCTGCATGGTCATCCTGGAAGAGGGCGATGAAGGCACCTTTGACCGCGGCGCGCCCACCCTCAAGATGGTGCATCAGCTTTCCTCCACCCGCGACCCGATCCTCAAGCTGCGTGTTCCGGCCAGCCGGATCATCGGCGGCTACGAGATCGTGGACGGGCAGATCGTTCCCAAATACAGCCACAGCGAGATCATCGGTTCCGTGTTCCATCGCACCCGCATCCCGGTGGGTCTCATGACCACTTCCAAGCTGCTTTCCGCAGTGGAGCCGGTCATTCGTTACCATCGCAAGCGTTTCCAGGGCGGCGATGCGGCCAAGCCCGGCAGCCCGCGCTTCGAGCACGGCGTGCAGATGAACGAGGATCCGCTCCAGCGCCTGCTGGATGTCTGGGCCGCTGGCGAGGCAGGTTCCTCTCTCGGCTTTGCGGCATCCCGCCTGGCCGATGCCTTCGACCCCATCGAGAAGGCGAAGGAAAGACTTTTCGAGGAACAGGGTGTCGTTGGACCGCGCAAGCAGATGATGACGCTCAAGAAGCTTCAGGACAAGGTGCTGGAGCTGGTTGAGCTGGAATACACGCCGGAAGATGAACGCGATGCCGCCCGATATGCGGAACTCACCGGCGATACCCTGGTGCAGTTCGCCTACATGGACGCCATGGCGGGCGTGCTCAACCCGGCCACCAAGCTCTGGTGTACCGGCGTGGGCGCAACGATCATGCGCGAGGCCATCAGTCTGGTGGGCGGTTACGGCATCACCGAGGACTGCCCCGGCTTCCTGATGCAGAAGTGGACCGACGCACAGCTCGAGGCCACCTACGAGGGCCCGGAAGCGGTGCAGCGCCGTCATCTGACCCTGACCATGCCCAGTCCCGTCTTCCAGGGTGTGATTTCCGCATGGATCAAGCAGCTCCGCCGCCTTGGTTCCGAGAACCAGGGCCTGGGCGCCTATTCCCTGGCCGCCGCCTTCGAGCTCTGGCAGTGGACCATGACCTATCTCCACGAGGCCAAGGACGTCGAGGGCCGCAAGCTCTACCACGGCAAGCGCCAGGGCGTAACCTTCGCCATGGCCGATGCCCTGGGTTGGCTGCTCGGACCCTATTACCTTGTGCAGGACGTGCTCGAACTCAAGGACAAGGGCCCCATGAGCCCGACCCTGGCCGACGGCATCGAGGATCTGGGCGCCTTCTACACCGACATGGCCCACGTGCAGGCCGTCCGTGCGGCCGGCGAGGCTGTGCGCATCTGCACCGAACTGGTCTACGGCTATGCCGAACCGGCCGGTGACTGCTGCGGCCAGGGCTGCCATCCCGCAGGCCTGGACGAGTTCGTCTCCCTCAAGGCCAAGGTGGACGGCTGCATGACCGGCGCGCGTCTGGCCAAGGATCGTGCGGGCAAGGCCCTGTCAGGCGTCATGATCCCAGAGGCGCTGGATTACCCCCTGTAA
- a CDS encoding 4Fe-4S ferredoxin, translating to MSDIPQVERQEMEADIVCVGFGPATGGFLTTLSRALMNEDGTPLAESRVMPGMPPQVICYERADDIGFGVSGVVTKGRAIRESFPDLDLSMIPMAHEVTEEKVAYLLDPVGASRKCGAVKVAEMAIKPFARDHAFELPYIPPFLQKHEGMVMSIGQFNQWVGSQAMGTGLVQIWPGTPVAEPLLEGNAVKGVRLADQGVNKQGQPEAGYMPGMDMKAALTVVGDGPVGSVGQHLDREMGLPEGNHQREYAVGMKMVVQLPEGCELKPGTVLHTIGYPEPEIFGFLYVYPDMSASLGIFVPSWFDNPVRTAYRYMQHWMMHPYLWKHLEGGTLRSWGAKSLQESGMQGEPFLVGDGFARIGEGSGTTNVLTGSGVDEAWASGVQLAEGVIELMKQGKPFTRENLEQAYVSRRRNSWVQEEAKQAAKARDGFTLGFIPGMMGMALSGLTKGFLNMPGKSKKPWERIPRIEDYFKGVVSEQELIKLRKECQAKGASLHDALMDRAGWPEIPHDGQLLVSHQDALLMGGKVVANPGYADHVTFADPYACQVCAEQVCTDICSGQAITVNPEGGAPLFDREKCVHCGACLWNCSKPHPDDDERTNVQFRAGSGGLHSAEN from the coding sequence ATGAGCGATATCCCTCAGGTTGAACGGCAGGAAATGGAAGCCGACATCGTCTGTGTCGGTTTCGGACCGGCCACGGGCGGTTTTCTCACCACCCTGAGCCGCGCCCTCATGAACGAGGACGGCACCCCGCTTGCCGAAAGCAGGGTCATGCCGGGCATGCCGCCCCAGGTCATCTGTTACGAACGCGCCGACGACATCGGTTTCGGCGTCTCCGGCGTGGTCACCAAGGGCCGCGCCATCAGGGAATCGTTTCCCGATCTCGATCTTTCCATGATTCCCATGGCCCACGAGGTGACCGAGGAAAAGGTCGCCTACCTGCTGGACCCCGTGGGAGCCAGCCGCAAGTGCGGGGCGGTCAAGGTGGCCGAAATGGCCATCAAGCCGTTTGCCAGGGACCATGCCTTTGAACTGCCGTACATCCCGCCCTTTCTGCAGAAGCACGAGGGCATGGTCATGTCCATCGGCCAGTTCAACCAGTGGGTCGGTTCCCAGGCCATGGGCACCGGCCTGGTGCAGATCTGGCCCGGCACTCCGGTGGCCGAGCCCCTGCTCGAAGGCAACGCGGTCAAGGGCGTGCGCCTGGCCGACCAGGGCGTGAACAAGCAGGGCCAGCCCGAGGCCGGATACATGCCCGGCATGGACATGAAGGCCGCGCTGACCGTCGTGGGCGACGGCCCTGTGGGCAGTGTCGGACAGCATTTGGACCGCGAAATGGGCCTGCCCGAGGGCAACCATCAGCGCGAGTACGCCGTGGGCATGAAGATGGTGGTTCAGCTGCCCGAGGGCTGCGAACTCAAGCCCGGCACCGTGCTGCACACCATCGGCTATCCCGAGCCCGAAATTTTCGGCTTCCTGTATGTCTATCCGGACATGTCCGCGTCCCTCGGCATCTTCGTGCCGTCCTGGTTCGACAATCCCGTGCGCACGGCCTACCGCTACATGCAGCACTGGATGATGCACCCGTATCTCTGGAAGCACCTGGAGGGGGGCACCCTGCGTTCCTGGGGCGCCAAGTCCCTGCAGGAATCCGGCATGCAGGGCGAGCCGTTCCTTGTGGGCGACGGCTTTGCCCGTATCGGCGAAGGCTCCGGAACCACCAACGTGCTTACCGGCTCGGGGGTGGACGAGGCCTGGGCCTCGGGCGTGCAGCTTGCCGAGGGCGTCATTGAACTCATGAAGCAGGGCAAGCCCTTTACCCGGGAAAACCTGGAGCAGGCCTATGTTTCCCGCCGCCGCAACAGCTGGGTGCAGGAAGAGGCCAAGCAGGCCGCCAAGGCCCGCGACGGGTTCACCCTCGGTTTCATTCCCGGCATGATGGGCATGGCCCTTTCCGGGCTGACCAAGGGTTTTCTGAACATGCCCGGCAAGTCGAAGAAGCCGTGGGAGCGCATTCCGCGCATCGAGGATTATTTCAAGGGCGTGGTTTCCGAGCAGGAACTCATCAAGTTGCGCAAGGAATGCCAAGCCAAGGGCGCCAGCCTGCACGACGCGCTCATGGACAGGGCCGGTTGGCCCGAAATTCCCCATGACGGACAGCTCTTGGTCTCGCACCAGGATGCGCTGCTCATGGGCGGCAAGGTGGTGGCCAACCCCGGTTACGCCGACCACGTCACTTTTGCCGATCCCTACGCCTGCCAGGTCTGCGCCGAGCAGGTCTGCACGGACATCTGTTCCGGCCAGGCCATCACCGTGAATCCCGAGGGCGGAGCGCCGCTGTTCGACCGCGAGAAATGCGTGCACTGCGGAGCCTGCCTTTGGAACTGTAGCAAGCCGCACCCGGATGATGACGAACGGACCAACGTCCAGTTCCGCGCCGGTTCGGGCGGCCTGCATTCGGCTGAAAACTAG
- a CDS encoding electron transfer flavoprotein subunit beta/FixA family protein: MSNEFHIVVCGSIVPDPLQTLEPVQGAKGPELKNEMMLPAVLDPWAGHALYEAAELAKQNPGSKVWLVSLGPKAKLQQVMMNIAQKVPFELVCADGSASGFTDSFEVARILSGAIEGIQGLDKSKLLVFGGWQSASRGSGAVMQMVGEMLGITEQFQGVDKLAPGADGSLEVLERIEGGAYQTSVCSGAPAVLGWATGELPEPPNNPQVGMQNMRLVMPALQQAKPADLSGSSLSFASVELPKQRRETRVVKDMALDDMAKEIADWLQE, encoded by the coding sequence ATGAGCAACGAATTCCACATAGTGGTCTGCGGCTCCATCGTCCCGGACCCGTTGCAAACCCTGGAGCCCGTGCAGGGCGCCAAAGGGCCTGAACTGAAAAACGAAATGATGCTTCCCGCCGTGCTGGACCCCTGGGCCGGGCACGCCCTGTACGAGGCCGCAGAACTGGCCAAGCAGAATCCGGGCAGCAAGGTCTGGCTGGTGAGCCTCGGCCCCAAGGCCAAGCTGCAGCAGGTCATGATGAACATAGCCCAGAAGGTTCCCTTCGAGCTGGTCTGCGCCGACGGCTCGGCCTCCGGTTTCACCGACAGCTTCGAGGTTGCCAGGATCCTGAGCGGAGCCATCGAAGGCATCCAGGGGCTGGACAAGTCCAAGCTGCTGGTTTTCGGCGGCTGGCAGTCCGCTTCCCGCGGTTCCGGAGCGGTCATGCAGATGGTGGGCGAAATGCTCGGCATCACTGAGCAGTTCCAGGGCGTGGACAAGCTTGCCCCGGGTGCGGACGGCTCCCTGGAAGTCCTTGAGCGCATCGAGGGCGGTGCTTATCAGACCTCGGTCTGCTCCGGCGCTCCCGCCGTGCTCGGCTGGGCCACCGGCGAACTCCCCGAGCCGCCCAACAACCCGCAGGTCGGCATGCAGAACATGCGTCTGGTCATGCCCGCACTGCAGCAGGCCAAGCCTGCCGACCTCTCTGGTTCGTCCCTGTCCTTCGCGTCCGTGGAACTGCCCAAGCAGCGTCGCGAGACCCGCGTGGTCAAGGATATGGCCCTTGATGACATGGCCAAGGAAATCGCCGACTGGCTGCAAGAGTAA
- a CDS encoding electron transfer flavoprotein subunit alpha/FixB family protein, with amino-acid sequence MSKVLYLAHTEADGTLAKVSLEVLTAAKQAAEGLGAELAVGLIGADVAAAADSVAGCGAKFYGVSGAEFADGRYASDVAAAEALFRAVSPELVVAPATFRFSRALPGLAVRVEGRVDTHLTGLEAKDGKPVARRWFYRQRMVGELSRDERPWILTIDPGCFDLFSGSGSADVEMVSVSLPEMRTKVTGIQAPSADEQTIRPDAKTLFVAGAGWTKKQGDGAVHVDVAEQLILGFLDSTKSSLGSSKSLVDISGEGQAVISFLTHLHQVGQTGSTPRHSKGLATCCHGEEPHVVGWRFVNERRAINTDAGCGWAQGKADVLYVADAFELMKKVNELLG; translated from the coding sequence ATGAGCAAAGTACTGTATCTCGCACATACCGAAGCCGACGGCACCCTGGCCAAGGTTTCCCTGGAAGTCCTCACCGCCGCCAAGCAGGCCGCCGAGGGATTGGGCGCTGAGCTGGCCGTGGGCCTGATTGGCGCGGACGTTGCCGCTGCCGCCGATTCCGTCGCCGGATGCGGCGCAAAGTTTTACGGTGTTTCCGGCGCGGAATTCGCCGACGGCCGTTACGCATCGGACGTTGCCGCAGCCGAGGCCCTGTTCAGGGCAGTGAGCCCCGAACTGGTGGTCGCACCGGCCACCTTCCGCTTCAGCCGCGCGTTGCCGGGGCTGGCCGTGCGCGTGGAAGGGCGGGTGGATACCCACCTGACCGGCCTGGAGGCCAAGGACGGCAAACCCGTTGCACGGCGCTGGTTCTACCGCCAGCGCATGGTGGGCGAACTGAGCCGCGACGAGCGCCCCTGGATTCTGACTATTGATCCCGGCTGCTTTGACCTGTTCTCCGGTTCCGGCTCCGCCGATGTGGAGATGGTTTCGGTATCCCTGCCGGAAATGCGCACCAAGGTTACCGGCATCCAGGCTCCCAGCGCCGACGAGCAGACCATTCGCCCGGACGCCAAGACCCTGTTCGTGGCCGGCGCCGGCTGGACCAAGAAGCAGGGGGACGGCGCCGTTCATGTGGATGTGGCCGAGCAGCTCATCCTGGGCTTCCTGGACTCCACCAAGTCCTCCCTGGGTTCCTCCAAGTCCCTGGTGGATATCTCCGGTGAGGGCCAGGCCGTCATCTCCTTCCTGACGCACCTGCATCAGGTGGGGCAGACCGGCTCCACGCCGCGCCATTCCAAGGGCCTGGCCACCTGCTGCCACGGCGAGGAACCGCATGTGGTTGGTTGGCGTTTCGTCAACGAGCGCAGGGCCATCAACACCGACGCAGGTTGTGGCTGGGCGCAGGGAAAGGCCGACGTGCTCTATGTGGCCGACGCTTTTGAACTGATGAAGAAAGTCAACGAGTTGTTGGGATAG